ATTATCGTCcaatatttacattacattacagttaATGGTATGATTGTGCTTGATAATAACACTACACAGCTATACAATTCCCATTTCCTGTTAAGAATAACACTGAGCTCAATGGGAATGAGTGCAAGAAGATTAACGCCAacaatatgtttgatttttgtaaaCAGAGTCAGTACAGAGAGTATTAAACATGCACCGCCACAGCCGACATGTTTACAGACTAACTGATAACAGATACAGTGTTTTGGACATGAGGGCAACATTTCCTTTATCAGCTTCTGAATGTGGCGTGATGTtgttaacacacaaacaaataaatacacgtTCATGATAAACAACCGAGCACACAGGCTGATGACGAAACAAATGCAGATTGTTCTTCGATGGACCTCATTTAAGACGCCGACAGTACGGTGGTAAGTGCAACTTAGAGccccaaaaaaaggccaaaaacccattcaaaattatttaaaaccattaattttattttgccatgTTAATGGACACTGAAGTTAAATTCCTTAAAAATTCAGATGAACAGCATCTAAATGTTTGACAGTTAAAATGATGTCCGTTTTGAAGTCTTGTCaggaaatatgtttatattttgatgtcTGTATAGTATACAGTGATTGTCATAAAAGGGAAGCTGAAGGCAAATCATACAGTATGTAGCACCACGTGGAAAAGAgctttgtaaatatttgttcaTAATATGGTTTCTGAAAATTTGATTtggttgctgtgtgtttgttcatcTCCTTATCATGTTACAATatgtgttttaggacatttaaatgTTGTTCATGTGGTTGTTTCTAACACTGACAGGCAGATTGTTATTGCCTGACAGCATTATGAAAAAGGATCCAtccagagatagaccttttatTATGTTTGACCACAAACAGCTCTGAAGTCGTTATCGCCAAACTCACCAGATGccatttaaaataacagtaatttaAGTGTGTAAAGAGTCAgtatattttttacatctaactggGTAAATTAAGAGTTCATTTttaccaaaccagagttggtgattatTTGAATagtggaaagatgaaccaagacattttttgtgagttttattttgtttctctcgactttgaatgaagtgtgttttatgatgataaaattactgttaatttaaatagagtctggtgggtttgtcGATAGCGATTtctgggctgtttctggttaaacaaaaaggatcttacacTTCGACATAAATGTCTACCTCTGTAGAGATGCTTTCCAacatgttgtcagacacttagaataatctgagcctgtcagtagcaaaaacaaacactttcagtggACATAAATTGATGGTGCGTGGTTATATTGCAGCCCTTGAGCGCAATACTGTACCAATTTAAAAATGGTTGTCTCCAATAGTCACTAAATTggggcgacctctagctcacctgcaGCTGCTCGGGTTCCATTTAACCTGCAGgcggccttttgctgcatgtcatccccccgTCTCTCCGCCACATGTCCAAGCTGTCTACAGCTGTTCTGTCAATAAAAGTGAagaatcttgaaaaaaaaggaaaataccaTAGTTACCCTTTTAAAGCAAagcacatttttgaaaatacgCACCCAATGTTCAGAATGATGCCGCTCTCATTTATTAGTGTTTTATCAATTTCCTCATCTAACTTTCTGGCTGACAGTGATTACACtcaaactattttcttttctattctgAAGGATTAATCAGTGTAAACTTGGTATGATCAGCAGTTTATGGTGACTTGAGTCAGAAACTGCTTTGACTAACACTCGGGTATGAtaaggtgctttataaataaacttgcacTACACGACATACTAGCATTTATTATTATCCTGGGATTGTCCTGTAACTGTGGCCTTttccacagcagacattttgactgttcatagcaggaaaaacacaggtgttACAACAAACACTATTAATAATGTCTCTGTGTCCTAGTAAGCTGCGactgtgacagtgagccagcagaCACAATAAAAGGACTCTGCAGGAGAAGCCGCTAAAtagaattcagccatcattaattcTATTATTCACAGCTCTGGTTTTcatactgtgacatgtcaaaatgtctcctGTTAAATAGACCTGAGACTGCTGCTCAGTAAATGTTACGTCGCTTGCTTTTTTAGACCCTATTCTGCTCATTTCTATACATGGAAAtgaccttttttattattaatttgctTGGCTTGTAAATTTTTAAGGGCGCTGTCACCCTGCGAGATGAGGTAGTAGAGTATTTTGGCAAAATGCTCTGGTTTTTAACGAGGGGAGCCATCAGTCATAAGACAAGACTGGATGACGTGaatataaaaatggaaaattggTGGAGAAGTCAAGAACAAAAGAGCACTGAAAGCAAACCTCAAAGGGCAGGAATAAAAGAGGCAGCACTGACATgcaaatacctaaaaaaaacctctaaaataACAACATCTTGTGAGTAAAAACCAACCTGTCACATcaattattttacaaagaaCTCCTTCAGATTGACAAACACCACCATGATGCTAAAGCTGATTTACTGAACACATGTGGAGCTCAGCTCAGTTCATGCCCTCTTTACTGTATCTGTTACTATGTCTTAAGAAGCTGATGACCATGCAGTTATTCTGAATTCGTCATGTTTGATCtgtcctgctgtttgtgtggcGACTCCTCACTTCAGCCACATGCCACTTCACAAACCGTAACCAGGCGCAGTCTAGACACATCCCTCTGTTTGCTCCCGCAGTCCTAAAAAACTGCAACGAACAAAGTCCATTAAAACCGCTCAGAGACGAGAGAGTACGGTGGCTTCCTCCTCACGGCAGCAGAAGCCTAGTGAAAGTTACTGACGTGGCACTTGACGTCGTCTAAGCTCAGGACCGTCCCCTGGtcgttgctgttgttgtgtttgtgcttcttATCGGAGCAGCGGCACAACTTGTACTTTATCACCTgagagggttaaaaaaagagcaggTCAACCCGACAACATGACATCTGTGGACAAACAAGGgtcagaggaaaagagagacagcATGGTTTCTGATACTGAGGTAAAATATCCAAAATGATCCAAATCtgaaatgtttgttattatttagaTTTGTCATATTAAACTGTTTAAGTCACATGCAATGAAATTCACTGATGTGgtcaaatttaaaactgaaataattacGTTTAGAACAAACAATAAGTCccttcaaatttttttttgtgacaggaaagggaaatttaatttaaaaaatgtgtttgtacaaCTAAAAAGAGTCTGTATTTTAGTGTGCGGGGTGCACTAACGAATGggtaaataaattttaaaaaaaaacttcattttggCAGGTATATGGGTGGGGAAAGGTTGTGTGGGGggtgtttctatttattttgtaacactgGGGGACATTTGGATTGTAAATAAACCTGGGATAGTCATTGATTTATTCAGTTGAGTGGTAAGTAAGCTAGAGATGGTTGTTTGTGCGCTAGTTTTAAATGAATTTGggaatttgttgaaataatatgtgagttaaaaggaaaaaaagtgagaaaggggGAGGGATATATAAGTTTGACTTCTATCTACTCCTTTTCGTACACTGtgcttttgtgagttttgtttgtttataatatgttttaatttttggttcaaAATAGTCATTCATTCAATTATATTTTCTGTACGTTTAATTTTTCTAACTCCtctaaatgctgtttcaaaCAGTGGtgagaaaatcataaaaatactgAGTCTGAAACTAGTGGAATCTGCCTAAACAACACAACCACGTGTTCATATTAAAGTGCCCCTAAGGTTGCTAAAACTCCCACATTCCCACCCACAACATAACCTCAGTGTCCTCAAAGCAGCTACAGCTACAGCTCTGTCTGCAGCAGGATTATTCCTCTCTGAGTCTCACCTCATAAAGGTAGTCAAATAGCTCCAGAATGGTGAGTATGCTCGCCCCGATAAAAAGTCCCATCTGACCACCGATATCACCTGGAATAACGAGACACGAGCTGATGAGACACATCGTCCACCATACAGTCGGAGAGATAACTCGTCTACTGTATACACTGGAGGTGATGTACCTAAGAGTCCAGCCACTTCATAAGCCTTCTTCTGTTCAATAGTTTCGTAGTTGAGAGCCTCAAAAAAGATGTCTAACACCAGAATATTCTCTCTGTGGAGAAACGTAAGAAAGTCGAGACAATAACATTCAGTTTTAGGTAACATTTGAGTTGAAGTAACTCTGTTCAGCATTGGCTTCTTTGTCAGAGAGTGAGGTAAAGCGGAtataatattctaaatatatacaGATTATAGATAAGTATCACATATAACTCCACTtaaaaactatccctttaatgaatGTGTCATTATAACTGCTACGTTTTTCTTTTGGTAATACATTTGCATTGATAgtatgcttgtttttgttttgcttttctttgatatttgtattaattaaaaaaaacattatttttgtgagattttttcttttatataggtttcttttttcttctttaaagcaaaaaaaatcttgtataAGTAATTTAATATTTCAGAAATTTCGCAATGTAAGCAAGTGTAAACTAAACTTGCGCTAAAATATATTAATGcatataaaacagaaatttaacTACTAGTTTAactacttttgcattttattaaaaaaaatgcagatggtTGACTCTTACTTGATGTACTGCTCAgatttgttgtatttctttgcCAGATATTTGGCGGAGGCCTTGCTGGGGATCTTGACGAAGGACAGCTCTTTGCTGTATCTCGTCATGTTGCACGGCGTCTCACACACGCAGAAATCATTGTCTCTCTCCACCAGGAAATCTGCAGAGAAGAAAACCAGAGCTCAGCTTGACCTTTCGATCAGATCAGTGCGGCCGTGATTTTAAGATGTTGTgggatgatgtgtgtgtttgtatctgttcCTTAAAGATTCAGACCAGACATGGATGAAGCCTTTTTCTTACCAAGAGCTGGGTCGGCACACTCTTTGTACAGCTCGGGGGTGCAGTAAGGAGCATCGCCTGCAGTCAAAGCAACACACATCATCTCAGTGACAATTTCTACGGTCATTTTTCTCTGTCAACATCAATTAAGTAACTCTGATACATCACACAGTTAGAGTGTTTTTCCTACCAGGCATGTGCACCATGCGACAGTTGCAATTGTCCACCAGGTAGCGTGTTTCACAGTCGATGCGACAGGCTGTGATGCTGTAACTGTCAAAGAAGTCTGATTCCATCGCCGTCACTTTACAGTCTCCCCACGGAGGAGGGAGATATATCagctgcaacaaacacacatcactCATTACACACAGGCAGTTATTACACAGAAACAGCACTATAGtcagaaataaatgcaaagtatactgttgttttgaaaactgaaaattaagGAGTTTTAATGTATGTCAAAGAGGAAACTGCTGCCAGTTTCAGATGAATGAATCATGCAGAtaaaaaacaagactaaaacagCTAAATCATCTCAGCtttaaattatttctgtttaaataaacaaggggttttatatatatttattaaggCTACCTACAATTACTGTCATTTTCGATTCATGTGTTAATtattttggtctataaaatgtcagaaaaaggtaaaaaaatgtccatcagtgtgtctcaaagtcaatgacGTCCcgaaaatgtcttgttttgtccatgaCCCAAACACATTCAGTTCACTGTCATAATGGAGTAAAGAACTGGAAAAGGGTCCCAGGACAGATggtgtcgtatgctgtaaaggtctctaaggcaaattgtgatttgtgatatccatataaatgaaactgaattgaaattGTAAAATCTTTTTGGGTGTGCCCCGAGGTACGTTACAAGAAGCTCAAGGTGACAACCTGGCCTCCAAATAAACCCGATTCCATTGAGCATCTGTGGGATGTGCCAGTGTCCTATCTCAGAAACCCACAGGACTCAAAGGATCTATTTCCAAAGCCCCgccagacaccacaggacacccCCATAGGTCCTGTGTCAATGACTCGACAGGTCAAAGTCCCCACATAGCCCTGACCTGTCCAGGCATGGACACAGGACCTATGGGGCACCGGCACTTCCCACAAATGCTTGATGAGattgggatctggggaatttAAAGGCCAGGTTGACActttgagctctttgtcacattcTGCAGGTCAACCCTGAGTAGCATTTGTGGTTGAGGGGGCATCCACATGGTTACTGGGACCCAAAGATTTCCCAACAGAACATTGCTCACTTCATCTGTCAGCAGTTTCACTGCTGCGGCTGATCAATGAGTAAATGGATGCTGTTGCTGCCTTATGGGGAATTTGCTTTGCTCAAATGAGCATAAAAGATGatccaaaaacaaatcaacaacacataacataaaatatatgcataaaaaataatctgtggGAATTTAATAAAGGATGTTGAGTTAAAAAGAAGTGCTGGCTTCACACCTTATGATCAGAGCTGAATGTCATGTGAGGCAAATAATGCGATGCCTCTGTTAGTTGGGATCCTGGGCATGCTAGTTCTGCGCCCCAAAGGTAAGAGTGCATATTCAGACCACTTTGGATCTGCTATGATCTTATGATCATCTATAACTTAGATGATTTCCTTAGTTTTGGCTATTCATCCTTCTTAGAGATAGTACAAATCTTTCCACCAGGTTAATGTTAAGATGAGTGTAATTAATTGTTTCTGTTGGTATTGCAAAATTTAAcatgatttgtgaaaaaaaggaaggtgAATATAGAAAGGTTGGTCATTGTATCTACAGTATCTTCTCTTATTAGTAAGAAGGGGGCGTTTGTTCATGGAAGGTGTAGAAGTACTGTGAAGAAAAGTGTATCATggttttttgatgttgttttataaattacacactgaaatgacaaaataaactaaatatgaatatgaaattaTGAATTCCTGAGATCAAGAAGCAAAGACAAAGAGCTTTTTCTAACCtgtaaacatttaacattttaaatcactctctgtgtttttcctgttgcAATGTTTGTTAATGCATTATCTGACATGAGGCCAAAGCTGTTCCCCTGGCAACTGAATAGCAATGAAAAGGTCTATACTGCTGAGAAGAAGTCAAACAGGGCAAGAAACACAAGCAGTCAGACGATCAAACTGGTTTTAGGTAAACACCAGCCTGGGCAAACCTACTGAACAAGTGTCATGTGGGTGATGCGCAAAAAGATGATTTAAGTGCAACAGTTTATACCCTCTGTTCCTGGCAGGAGACAAATGTCTGAAACCCTGGCGCCACTCCGAACCCGAGCTGGTCAATGAAGGACGGCTCGTCCTGACTGTGGATCTGAACTTTGACTCCAGCTTCAAACGAAGTCTCATCTGCAGGAAGTCAAAGAACGTGGGATCAAAGCGACATACCgtgaaaatgtgtttcagaAATGAACCCAGACACTTAGCAGAGTTGCTCCCTGAGTTTCACACTGTGAGGTAttaacacctgcacacacacacacacacacacacacactgtgacagaTAACTAGATCTGCCAGCCATTGAATGAGGTGAAGgatgcccccccccctcacctGTTTCTCCCCAGACAGGCAGGTATTCATCCTGCTGAATGTCCAGCATGAGCTCGAGTCCATTACCCATACCTCCTTTGGTGGTGATGAGGGGAGGGTGTCCATCACCACCGGCGTTGAAGGTGTAACATTTCCCGTAGCGAGTGAAGACCTGAGAGACACatgagagatttaaaaaataataataataataattaataactctgcaaaactgcaaaagctttctttcttttttaactttaactttcatAACAATGAGAAACGGAAAAACCATATGCAACTTAAATACCAGCAAATACACTTATACAGGGtaaaaaagatgacaataaaaaggaaaaaaacaactgaaatagaaactttaaaaaaagagattctgTAGCTTAGTGAGATGAGCGTCTAGAGGATAAATGGACAAAACTGAGTATAGTTCGAGCCATCTATCCACCAAAGTAAAAACTACAGGAAACATGGGAAGGTGTTTTCTGAACTATGACCAGTATGGCCTTCCACGCATCCAGAGAGATTAGATGCAGCTCCCTCCATGGAGATCTTCTCCAGGAGTGTTTGGATCCACCGTCTCTCTTTCAGCTGATCTGTGTCCTTGCAAGTCCTTGCTATCATTCTTTTAGCTGTCATGCATCTGGTTGTTAAATGGATACTGTGCCGGATATCTTGCCTCCCCGAATGGTGAAACTCTGCCGATTGACtacaaattgatgcaaaacacGTCATCCGGCGGCTGGCTCTCGGGCTGTCTCGGGCATTTTTGAATTGTCTGCCAGTGCGGGCACAAGAGTATAGAAGTGCATCATGAAAAAGAGtcacccctctctccctcttaaACTTGAACTGATATTtgtctcctaaaatgttttcagaaatttttATCGCATTTTATCGCCctttttagctgtaatagcgagAGCTTATGAACGGGAAGTGGGCATCACTGTGCagtttcctgcacagtgaaaatgaaggcTGAAAAAAACGAGATCAAACCATGTATGCcc
The DNA window shown above is from Plectropomus leopardus isolate mb chromosome 8, YSFRI_Pleo_2.0, whole genome shotgun sequence and carries:
- the LOC121946844 gene encoding acid-sensing ion channel 1-like, producing the protein MDLKVETEEMDTNQPPPIEVFAHSSTLHGISHIFTYERFCIKRCLWVVFFLGSLTFLLYVCVDRIHFYLEYPHVTKLDEVTTPIMTFPAVTFCNLNAFRFSRVTRNDLYHAGELLALLNQRYEIRDIHLVEESVLESLKVKADFHNFKPRPFNMREFYDRTGHDISDMLLACHFHGTECRAEDFKVVFTRYGKCYTFNAGGDGHPPLITTKGGMGNGLELMLDIQQDEYLPVWGETDETSFEAGVKVQIHSQDEPSFIDQLGFGVAPGFQTFVSCQEQRLIYLPPPWGDCKVTAMESDFFDSYSITACRIDCETRYLVDNCNCRMVHMPGDAPYCTPELYKECADPALDFLVERDNDFCVCETPCNMTRYSKELSFVKIPSKASAKYLAKKYNKSEQYIKENILVLDIFFEALNYETIEQKKAYEVAGLLGDIGGQMGLFIGASILTILELFDYLYEVIKYKLCRCSDKKHKHNNSNDQGTVLSLDDVKCHVSNFH